One genomic region from Hemiscyllium ocellatum isolate sHemOce1 chromosome 13, sHemOce1.pat.X.cur, whole genome shotgun sequence encodes:
- the LOC132821595 gene encoding SLAM family member 5-like: protein MLVSVFHLFTLCVTEISAISMTIINATTGEQVLFPVPIHCGAQYEVTFLSKSPIIAKLASWGMETFHKHTFYETRLQRHTNDSLVLQNVQINDTKLYGIQIECYDTVVMPMTETVFDLRVFEPVSKPSMTIYCSITSVNLSCSVSKGTNVTLYWEEQSLSGTIHRIYEGAKLVINYGQEQDQYKYKCVAQNPVSNATSDLQILEMCNGDISKVQRLTWTTRNFCASILLLALIVIAYICYKVIICDKRGRINN from the exons ATGCTGGTTTCAG TGTTCCACTTATTTACACTGTGTGTGACAGAGATCTCAGCCATATCCATGACCATCATTAATGCAACTACGGGTGAACAGGTTTTATTTCCCGTGCCTATCCATTGTGGAGCTCAGTATGAAGTAACATTTCTATCAAAATCACCAATTATTGCTAAACTTGCTTCATGGGGAATGGAGACATTTCACAAACATACATTCTATGAGACCAGATTGCAAAGACACACAAATGACTCTCTGGTACTGCAGAATGTGCAGATTAATGACACAAAACTGTATGGAATACAAATCGAATGCTATGATACAGTAGTGATGCCGATGACCGAAACAGTATTTGATTTGCGAGTGTTTG AGCCAGTTTCAAAGCCTTCAATGACAATATATTGTTCAATTACAAGTGTCAACCTCAGCTGCTCCGTCTCCAAGGGAACAAATGTCACATTGTACTGGGAAGAACAATCTTTGTCTGGAACCATCCATAGAATCTATGAGGGAGCGAAATTGGTGATAAATTATGGCCAAGAACAGGACCAATACAAGTACAAATGTGTAGCACAGAATCCAGTCAGCAATGCAACCAGTGACCTACAGATACTAGAGATGTGTAATGGCGATATTTCTAAAG TTCAGAGACTGACTTGGACAACTCGCAATTTTTGTGCATCAATATTGCTGTTAGCCTTGATTGTAATTGCATACATCTGCTACAAAGTGATCATCTGTGATAAAAGAGGCA GAATCAACAATTGA